The Poriferisphaera corsica DNA segment TACGCTTGCGGACGATTATCGAGAAGCAATGCAAAACCTTCTTTCTTTATCAGGTTTATTAATCGGTGGTTTATCGATTTATCTTGGCTACATTGTTGCGGGTGTTAAGCGATAAACAGCGAATGATACGAATATAAAAAAGCTCGGCTGAAAGTAGCCGAGCTTTTTAAATGGAGAGGAACCTTCTATCTGCGTTTTCTTGAGAGTAAGCCAAGGGAGCCGAATCCGAGTAATAGCATGGCGCTTGGTTCGGGGACACTTGGGAAGACGGGTAGTGTGCCGTCGAGGTAGTCGTCTACCATTCCCATGAAATCATCCCAAGGGAAGTACTGGCCGGGGTCAGTTTTTTGATCGGCTTGAACTTGATCGTGGCCAACGATACCTTTGACGGATGATGGAAGGCGAGGTCCGTTGCTTGCGTAGTAGTAACCGACATCGGTTGGGTGTTGATTTGGAATGTTGTATGTGATGCCGTTACCTGAAGTTTTCTCGATAAAGTAAGCAACGATATTAGCCAACTTATAAAGATTTGGTTTATAGTTTTTCGCGCCTGCAACATATTCAGCATCATGATCGCAATAGACCCATGTGTTGGGGTCGTTTGCATAGCCAGCCATCTCGAAGCTAAGAGCGCGACTGTTGACGTAAGTTTGAGTCCAGGCAGTATTCCAACTGTCTACCATCTGCGTGGCGCTACCATCCTGGTCGATGACATAGTGTGCACTTACGTTGGCGGCGGGATTGTTGAACCAAGATACAGCGCTTGAATAGGATCCTTCTGTTGTATGGATGACGACGAGATCAAGTACGCCGCCGGAACGTCCGGTACTGAAATTAGATGTGTGAGCTTGATCCCATACAACGCCGCTCGGATAGCTGACTGCGGCTTGCGAAGTTGTTGTGATAAAGCTGGTTGTGAGCAAAATTGCGATGATAACACAGGATAAGTATGAAGTTATGTTGAGCATAAATAACTCCTCTCGGTAGTGAAAAATGTGAATGTATGAGTCAGTGGGTCGTACGAAAACAATCAAAACGAAAGCGTAAAGATTAATCAAAGATTCGCTGTGTAATATATCGTCGAAGAATAATATGAGACTCCGCCTCTGGTGATACTAAGAATATCATTTTTATATAAGACGTAAAGTTAGTATTATAAGTAATACTATCAGGGATATAATCTCAAGTATGCGCTAGGTTGGCATTAAGTAATGATGCGAGTTTTATACACACGCAAATGAAATTTCATCGTCTAATCAAGAGATATATATAATTGAATAGGTAAAGCTAATCGGTGAATAAAAAAACGAGCTTTTTCAAGCCCGTTTTTAGTGGTAATGGAATCTGATTATCTACGTCTAATCAGCGCTAAGCTGCCGAGAGAAAGAAGTAAAATAGAGGCGGGTTCGGGGACTTGAACTGGCCAATAGATGTTCTCGTTATTTTCAAGGTAGCTATCAACGAAGAGCATGAGGTCATCCCAAGGGAAATAGATACCGGGATCGGTTTTATTTCCAGGGGTGACTTGATAGTGTCCGCCGATACCAGGCATGTTCAGGGTATTGTTTGGATAGTCGTATGCATCGCCTTGGATTCGCTGGAATGGGATGTCGTATTTCGCGCCTTGTTTCCAAGTTGGGTGGTCGATGAAGTAGGCACATATGTTTGCGAGCTTGTCGACATTAGGACGTAGGTTGTTGTAGGTTGTGCCGTACTTTGATTCCCAAGGTTGGTAGTACCACGTGCTGGCTTGGCCAGCATAGCCAACCATTTCGAAACCGATAGACCGAGAGTTATAGTAATTTTGTGTCCAGGCTGTATCCCATGAATCAACCATTTGGACAACATCCCCATTTTTATCAATAACATAATGAACGGAAATATTGCGGTCTGTATTTTTGAAATAGTTGACCGTGCCGTCGAGTGTTCCGCCTTCGACCG contains these protein-coding regions:
- a CDS encoding N-acetylmuramoyl-L-alanine amidase, producing the protein MLNITSYLSCVIIAILLTTSFITTTSQAAVSYPSGVVWDQAHTSNFSTGRSGGVLDLVVIHTTEGSYSSAVSWFNNPAANVSAHYVIDQDGSATQMVDSWNTAWTQTYVNSRALSFEMAGYANDPNTWVYCDHDAEYVAGAKNYKPNLYKLANIVAYFIEKTSGNGITYNIPNQHPTDVGYYYASNGPRLPSSVKGIVGHDQVQADQKTDPGQYFPWDDFMGMVDDYLDGTLPVFPSVPEPSAMLLLGFGSLGLLSRKRR
- a CDS encoding N-acetylmuramoyl-L-alanine amidase, with the protein product MFSIHLRRVAALCCLIATVSFLTTSYASAVTYPSGVEEVSAPTNKYTSGRSRTIDSLIVHTVEGGTLDGTVNYFKNTDRNISVHYVIDKNGDVVQMVDSWDTAWTQNYYNSRSIGFEMVGYAGQASTWYYQPWESKYGTTYNNLRPNVDKLANICAYFIDHPTWKQGAKYDIPFQRIQGDAYDYPNNTLNMPGIGGHYQVTPGNKTDPGIYFPWDDLMLFVDSYLENNENIYWPVQVPEPASILLLSLGSLALIRRR